In Verrucomicrobiota bacterium, the following proteins share a genomic window:
- a CDS encoding TetR/AcrR family transcriptional regulator has translation MAWLSCTQVLASRREPMTIRKSTEERRREIADAAIKIIGERGLREFTAAHIAQEVGIKDGTLFRHFKGMNEITLAVLDRLQEVLEAPPPPMGDPLERLEGFVLSRLHAVTVQRGIQSLLFSDQLSHALGAEGPRRVAALRNRGREFVRSCLREASEKGLLRENLDIEGAVVLVTGMVMGFLFAATDGALPAPAGKMERRCWQTLHSALAHKEVLS, from the coding sequence TTGGCGTGGCTTTCTTGCACGCAAGTACTTGCTAGCCGGAGGGAGCCGATGACGATCAGAAAATCGACCGAGGAGCGACGCAGGGAGATCGCCGACGCCGCCATCAAGATCATCGGGGAGCGCGGCCTGCGGGAGTTCACAGCAGCCCACATCGCTCAGGAAGTCGGCATCAAGGACGGGACTCTCTTCCGTCATTTCAAGGGCATGAACGAGATCACGCTCGCTGTCCTCGACAGGCTCCAAGAGGTGCTCGAGGCGCCTCCGCCGCCCATGGGAGATCCCCTCGAACGATTGGAGGGCTTCGTCCTGAGCCGCCTCCATGCCGTGACCGTCCAGCGGGGAATTCAGTCGCTCCTCTTCTCGGACCAGCTCTCTCACGCCTTGGGCGCCGAAGGCCCAAGGCGGGTCGCCGCGCTCAGAAACCGAGGCCGCGAGTTCGTCAGATCGTGTCTTCGCGAGGCGAGCGAGAAGGGCCTTCTCCGGGAGAACCTCGACATTGAGGGCGCGGTCGTCCTCGTCACGGGGATGGTGATGGGGTTCTTGTTCGCGGCCACCGACGGCGCACTTCCCGCACCTGCCGGCAAAATGGAGCGACGGTGCTGGCAAACCCTCCATTCGGCGCTCGCGCACAAAGAGGTACTCTCATGA